The nucleotide sequence ACAGCCGTAGCTATTTTGGAAACGGCTGTTTTTTTCTTGCAACTTTCTATTTTTATCAGCGTCAAATGTTAAAACATTATTTTCCAGTTTATTGAGAGGTGCTTTTTTGCGGAATTTTTGGTCTGCCATTATGATCTTCAGTTTATGTCTTGCCTTTATCGGAGTTTGCTTTTATTTAATGCGAACTACTTTATGGACGTTTTCCTATACAACACTTATCGTTGTCGCTCTTCTTTTTGTGCTAATTATATATACGTTACTTCAGGAATATAAACAATTATCACGCTTAAAAAAAGCGGTTACCTTTGTTGTGAATACAACCTCCATTGTATTTACATCGATCATTATTTTATTTTTCGCATTAAAAATCGTTGTCTATTCATTTGGCGGTACAGAACATCTGTTAACATCCTTTTCACCAAAGATGGGTTATACTTTGGATTTCTATGCTTTTGATGCAGGGGCGATGGGATCGTTTGGTGTCCGAGGAGAACTCGATGGTCCTTTTGGATTTAAAAAGCAGATTTATTATGAAAAGCATGCCGAAGAAGCAAATATTCAATGGCTGACCGATGAGATTGTCGTTATTAATGGGCACGAACTCAATTTAAAAAACGGTGAAACATTTGGCTATACAATTAATACGAGGTGATGATAATGCAAACAGCAATTATTTTTGATATGGATGGCACTTTATTTCAAACAAATCTTATTTTAGAACCGGCGCTCGAGCGTACATTTGAGTATTTACGTCAAAATAATCTATGGTCAGGTGCTACACCTATTGAGAAATACCGAGAAATAATGGGTGTCCCTCTTAATGTTGTTTGGAAATCGTTATGTCCCGATCATTCCGATAAAATTCGTGAAAAGAGCAATCATTATTTTCAGGCTGCACTTATTGAAGAAATCCGACAAGGAAACGGTGCCCTTTATGAAAACGTATTGCCGACACTTCAATCATTGAGTGAATCTTACCCATTATTTATTGCAAGTAATGGCGAAACGCCTTATTTACAAGCAATTATATCTACTTATAATTTAGAACGTTGGATAAAGGGATGCTATAGTATTGATATAATTCCATCAAAAAATAAATCCCATCTTGTTGAACGAATAAAAAAAGAACAGGATATAGTCAACGGTTTTGTCGTTGGTGACCGCGCATCCGATATTAACGCAGCGACTGATAACAATTTAATAGCCATTGCAGTTAACTTTGATTTCGCCCAACTTGAAGAAATAAAAAAAGCTCATCATACCGTTGAACAATTTCCGCAATTAATCGACATTATAAACACATATCGAACACCTACAGTGGAGGCATAACATGAAAAACTCAACCAAAAATTCGGATTTGCTTAAATTAAGCAGCATATTTGCGCTCATTGGACTACTATTAATTATTTTTAACGGAAGAATTGCCAATTCATTTGGCTCAATTTGGATACACTCTCTTGGGGGTATGTCAGATACAAATGAATACATATTTATAAAAACGAGTTATGCCAATGCATCCCTTGTTATTGGCGGGATATTATTGGGCATCAGTTTAATCGCTATGCTTTTCAGCTGGTATCAACTTAGAAGTTAAACAAAAAAGCATCGATTTTTAATTCGATGCTTTTTTACGTATAAATTTATTTGTTATTACTTTTATATTTTTCATGTACGGATGTTTCCTGAACTGGCTCGTCAGGTATACGGTTATACGATTCTTTCTCGGTTTCAACATTTGTTTCTTGTTGTTGATTACCTTCTACATGACTGCGTTCATTATAAGATTTCATCTCTTCATCATTACGTTCATCCGGCAAACGGTTATATGATTCTTTCACCGACTCAACAGTTTGATTCTGTTTCATGTTATCTTCTACATGGCTGCGTTCATTATAGTCTTTCATTTTTGCTTCATCACGCTCATCCGGTAAGCGGTTATACGATTCTTTATTCGTTTCTAGGCTTTTTTTTTCCTCGTTTCCTTCGACATGACTGCGTTCATTATAGTTATCCATTTTCTTATCATCACGCTCATCCGGTAAACGGTTAAACGATTCTTTGTTTGTTTTAAGCAATAAATCATCTTTCATTGATTCGTTTTGTACATTTACGTGATTCGTTTCATCAAATTTTTCTACTTTCTCGTCTTTACGTTCATCAGGTAAGCGGTTATATGATTTTTTGTTTGTTTCAGATTCTTTGTTTTCCATTTTCCATTCCTCCTACTGTATCCATGTAGCTAACGATGATTGAAGCGTGATAGTCATCTATTCCCTTAAATATCTACATAAAAACATTCGGTGCAATTGTCTCCGTCTTAAAACATTCCATACTAAAAATCGCCCTTTTATTTAACAGTAAAAGGGCGATTTTTATCAATTTGAAGTAGAGCTAAAGAATTCAACCGTAGTTTATTTAGTTATAAAACAGCCGTTTGTTCCACCTGCTTAGTCATCTGATCTTAAAAATCGTAGAACCCGGCTCATTGTAGTCGGAATGACAGATGCGTGATTTTCGCTTTCTGCTATATAAAATTCACAGTTAGTCCATTTCTCAGAAGCCATTGCAACAAATTTCTGCGCATCATCAACCATATCGCCCTCTTTCCCTCCGACTCCTATGAATATAGGTGCTTCAATAGGATTTTCCACTTGTTGAATTGTCCGAAAAAGCTCATGATCATTCCACCAAATCGATGGGCTTAAAGCTACATATTTATAAAAGCTGTCCGGATAAATTAAATAACTCCACAATACAAATAATCCGCCTAACGAGTGTCCATACAGTGATATTTTCTGATCGTGAACTGCATATTTTTCCTGAAGCATCGGTACAATTTGCTGCAAAATAAAATCCATTAATTGTACTGCTCCTCCAGCCGGAAGCTCCTGCATCACTTTCCCCCTGCGAACAGGAAAATGATAATGAACTGCCGGTGCCGTGAAATCATAAAATCGCTGTTTTGGAATATCCTTTTCATCATGGCCGATACCAACAATAATTGCAGGATCAACCAATGTTTTTTTCCTATTTCGCAACTGCATTGACATTGTTTCATACATCAGTTTACTGTAGCGTGTTCCATCCAACACGATGATTACCGGAAACCCTTCTGCCGGAGGGATTTCATTCGGTGCGTAAATGTCCACAATATAGGAATAGCCATTGTACTTTGATTGCATTAAATTCACCTATTTCATTAAATTATATGAAAAACAGACGGGTACCTGATGTTCCTGATCAATCATAATCTTAGCGTCAATCTGGAAAACACTTTTTAGTATGTCGGCTTTCATTATTTGTTTAGGAGTGCCTGTATGAAGCACTTCCCCCTTTTTCATAGCGATCAGTTCATCTGAAAATCTTGCAGCATGGTTCAAATCATGGAGCACCATAATTATCGTACAGCCAAACGTTCTATTGAGTTGCTGAACAATTTCAAGCACTTCCAGTTGATGTGCCATATCCAAGTATGTCGTCGGTTCATCCAGCAGTAAAATATCGGTTTCTTGCGCCAAAGCCATCGCCAGCCACACACGCTGCCGTTGCCCACCTGAAAGTGCTGCGATTTCACGGTTTTGGAACTCCAAAGTGTTTGTGACTTCCATAGCCCAATTAATTTTTTCGTTGTCTTCTTTTGTAAGGCGTCCAACATTTTTCCGGTGAGGATAGCGTCCATACGAAATAAGCTCATGTACTTTCAGCTGTCCCGGTGCTGCCGGAGACTGTACGAGTAATGCCAGTTTTTTTGCGATTTCCTTAGTAGACATCGTATTCATGTTTTCATCCTGCAGAAAAATTTCGCCACATTCCTTTTTTAAAATCCGGCCGATTGTTTTTAATAAAGTAGATTTACCGCATCCATTAGGTCCGATAATCGTTGTAATCTTACCTGTTTGAATGCGAACATTTAAATTTTCGATAATTCTTGTATTCTCATAACCTGTCGTTAAGCTTTCTACTTCAAATGCATACAATATATCTCACCCTTTCGATTTGATAAGTAAATAAAGGAAATAAGGAATCCCGACAAGCGATACGACTATCCCGACAGAGAGTTCTACAGGTGAAAAGACCGTTTTTGCTACATAATCTGAAAACACAAGCAATACTGCCCCTATAAAAAGGCTTACCGGCATCATATAGCGATGATGAATTCCGACTAGCTGTCTTGCAATATGCGGTGCCATTAATCCAATGAACCCTATGCTTCCTGAAACGGAAACACAGGCACTGACAAGTCCGACACTTGCAAGCATTAGTTTAATTTTTTCCTTTTCAATACTAATTCCAAGACTAGTAATCGTCTCTTCCTCCAATTGAAAGTAGTCGAGCAAATAGGCTTTCCGGTAAATATAAATACCTAAAATAATCAGCCATGGCATCATTGCAACAACGAAATACCAGTTGGAATTATAAATGGATCCATTCATCCAAATAGCGGCCGCCTGATAATCCCCTTCATCCATTTTCAATGACCAGAATAAAGTAACCGCACTAAAGCCGGTGTTAATCGCAATCCCTGTTAATATCAGCCTTTGCATATCCATTCGTCCATGTTTATATGAAATGACCAATATAATTGCTGCAGCTATTGCTCCTCCTACAAAACCAAAAATCGGAACAATTAATATTTTTATAAGGCTGTTAATTTCGACATCAATGAGCTCGATATGGAAGAAAAACATAAAAATGACAATTGCACAGCCTGCACCTGCGTTAATTCCGATAATTCCCGGATCAGCAAGCGCATTTTTTGTAATCCCCTGAAGCACAACACCAGCCATTGCAAGGCCCATACCGACAAGTGCTGCCGTAATTATTCGGGGCAACCTAAAATCAAATATGACTAAATCAAATTGTTCTGTCGAATCAATCCGCAGTAAAGTCTTAAATACTTCCGGTGTCGTCATCGTAAACGCGCCGCTTGTTAAATGGATATACATTGCTAATAGAAGCATGAAAAACAGTGTGCCAATTATAAACAGCCATTTTGTTTTTTTAAGCGGCATATTTTTCCCCGCCTTTACGTCGAATTAAATATAAGAAAAACGGTACCCCGATTAGTGCAGTTACTACTCCAATCGGTGTTTCAAACGGAAAATTGATGTAACGGCTTACGAGATCACAGCCTGCAAGGAAAAAGGCACCCATTACAGCCGAACAAGGAATAATTACACGGTAGTCGACGCCCATAACCATTCTTACAATATGAGGGACGACTAGTCCTACAAAAGCGATTTTCCCGACAAGAGCTACAGCAGTCCCCGTCAATATAGCAACAGCTAACATGCTCAATACCTTTATTATTCTTGTGTTCTGACCTAAGCCGACCGCAACATCTTCGCCAAGTGCTGTAATTGTCACAGCGCGTGCCAATGAAATGGCCAGTAATAGTCCAATCATACCAATTAGAACACATAAATAGATTAATTCCATTTCTACCATATGTACTTTTGAGTTGTACCACATTGTTATCGTTTGTGAAATTTGATGATACATTGCGATCGCCGTTCCGATACTGCTGATGAACGTACCGATTACCGTTCCGATAATTGCCAATCTTACCGGAGATAGCCCATTTTTAATTAAAGATGCGAAACCGAATACAAGTGCACCGCCAAAAAGTGAACCTAGCATTGAAAGGAGGACTAAATTAAAACTTGAAATCCCTGGCAAGAAAACAAAGGCCATCGTAATGAAAAAAGCTGAGCCGTCCGTTACGCCCATTATTGATGGAGACGCAAGAAAATTTCGTGTAACCCCTTGCATAATAGCACCTGCTGTTGCTAAAAATGCACCGACAAATAATACAGCGAGCGCTCTTGGTACCCGACCAGACCATATGATTTGGTGATCGATATTTTCTTTGTCGTAACGGATAAATGCATCAATAATCGTTTCAAGCGCGATTGATTTTGTACCCATCGAAATCGACATGAGTGTCACAACAACAATCAGAATTGGCATTATTGCTGAAAATAAAATGAAATGCCGATATGAAAAATTCAAAACTATAGGCCTCCTTTTATTGAATAAAAGAAATAGGCTGCCCGGAAAACCTTTCCGGCACAGCCCTTTCACAGAAATATTGTACAGTCTGTTCTAACTTCTCTGAAGCTGTCTAATGAATAATTCGTAATTATTTTAATACGTTCTCATTAAATGCTTTCAGGAAGGTAATTTTTGACCAAGCTGTCCCTCCCTGTGCCATTGCATCAATTAGATTAACATGCACATTATTTGTTTTAGCAGCAGTTGTACTGTTAAATATCGGATTATCTAAAATCTCCTGCAATAATTCAGGAGTATCCTTATTTTCATCACCAGCAAATTGAAGGAAAATCATATCCGGGTTCCACTCTGCCAATGTTTCATATGTAATCGTTGTTTGTGCTTCGATTGAATTCAATTCTTCCGGTACGGTAAAGCCAAAATCTTCATAAACAGAAGGGTTTAAATATACTCCTGCAGGATAGACCGACAACCCGCCTCTTACTCGGATGATTACAACCTTTTTATCTTTCAGCTCACTGTTGGCAATCGATTCTTTCGTAATGGCCAATTGCTTATCATAGTCATCCAGTGCTTTCTGTGCTTCTGATTCTTTGCCAGCTAATTGGCCAAATAATAATAAATTCTCTTTCCAGTTTATAGAAATATGAGAATAAGGGAATGTCGTTGCTATTTTGTTGTAATTCGACATTTGTGCTTCATCCCACTTGCTCGTTCCTACAATTACATCAGGGTTTAAAGAAAGCATTGCCTCTGTGCTTGGTTCTTTTTTTGAACCGACAACAGTTGCTCCTGCTAAATCTGACTCCAAGTATTTAGGAATTGTCTTACCGTCCATAGAAATAACACCAGCAGGCTTTACACCAAGTACTGCTGCATCTTCCATCGCTTCCAGACTTGCTGCAATAATTGTTTCTACTTTTGCAGGCACTTCATAGTCGTGCTCTAAATAAGTTATTTTTTGTACTGTTGCTTCATCTGCAACAGCTTTTTCGTCATTTGTAACTTGTTCTGTTTTATTTTCTGATTCAGCTGCAGATGACGAATCCACCTCTTCATTTGCATTGCATGCAGCAAGCATTAATGCAATTGTCCCTGCACTAATTAATGTACGATATTTTTTCATTATTCTTTCCTCCTCGTTTTATTGATAACGATTATCATTATCATTTTATTTACAATGTCGATGATATCAAACGGCTGTTTTTACGTACATAGAGTTTTTTGCAAAAGGAATGGATTTTTGCTCAAACAGTTAAATATTGCTTTCGGAAATTTGTCGGTGTCATATGATATTGCTTTTTAAATACTCGGCAAAAGTAGAATGCATCCTGATAACCGATTAGTTCAGCAATTTCCTTAATCGGAATTGATGTCGTACGCAGTAATTCCCGGGATTTTTTTAATCGGATCTCCGTTAAAAACTGTATTGGTGACATGCCGATTTGCTTATCAAACAAATAGGCAAATCGACGACGATCACACTCTAGCTCCTCCGCGATTTCTGCTATTGTAATAGGTAAATTATAATGTTCAGTCATATATGTAATCGCCTGGTCCACTACATTGTTTGAAGTTTGCATTTTTGCGCAAATAACGATGAATTCCACCAACTGCAGGAACAGAGATTTACATTTCAGCCGGTTCATATCACCAGGTATTTTTTCGAAATGGATTAATTGATGGACGAAATAATCCATTTTATGATGATGACCAGTAGCGATTTCAAAATGGCCTATATCCATTGAAAAAGGACGGTTTAACATTTTATAATGCAGTACCGTATAATGCCATGGTTCCTTACTTGTAACTTTAATATCAATCGCCATATTAGGTCCGGCATGAAGGATTACCCCTTTATGTATCGCGTATACTTCCCCATTAAGTGAAAAATTTGCGCTACCCGACAGAGTAATAACGAGTCCATTTAAACATGGTGCTGTATTACGATTGTGATCATGTACATTAGGAGCTAAACTTGTTACAAATAAATCTGCATATTGAATCGCTGAGTTAGCGAAAAATTTTATTAAATCGTTCGTTTGAATTCTTCTCACCCCTTATATTATTCATTACTATGCGAATGATAATCATTTTCAACAAGGGTACACTATTATGACTTGAAAATTCAACATATTTTTACAACTTGAGAGAATTAATGCAATTCTTCTTATTAAATTTATCTGAAAATACACTAAGGAAATCTCGTTTTACATTATTAATTCTATTACTCGAAAATAATGTTGATAGTTTCTAATCGATGGTTTATAGTTGCCGGCAGACCTTTGCTTAATTTATTACAATCATAATTTACATTTTTTATGTAATTCGCAAAAATAAAACGCATGGACCAGTTACTTTCGTAACCAGCTCCATGCGCTTTTAATTTATTGATAAAATGGTTTTACTTCATAACCGCTTTCTTCTAAGTGATAGCGGATATTTTTATCAACTAAAAAGTGACCCGCGCCGACAACGACAAAGAATGTCCCTTTTTGTTCTTCCAATACACACACAAGCTTTGCGGCCATTTCTGCATCACGTTTACCGAAAAGCATCTGATTGAACTCAGATGTGTCCCCTTCCATTTCTGTTAAGCTTTCCGCAAACTTTTCTACATCACCTTTGACCCAATTCGTGAACCAATCTGCCATTAACTGAACATCTTCCTCAGACTGTTCAGTAGGTTCCAAAATACCGTCGAGAGCGGCTACTAACGATTCTTCCTGTGCTTCTGGCGATAATGCTTCAAACATATCAACTTGTGCATTGATACCTTCCAGCTCATAAATAGGTTTTTGCTGTAAGTAAGCTGTTAATAAAAACTGCATATCTACTCCATGCATCGCCATTTCTTCTGCTGTTAAACCAAATGCCCCATCCATCATCATCGACGAAAAATTATTTGAAAGCAGCCATGGCTTTTGCATTTCCAGCTCTTCTATCGGCATTTCAAGCTGTTCTGCAACCTTTTGAAGTTTCGCATATGTGTCTTCACTTACAACATCTTTAATCGTACGTCCATCATTAAACATTGCCTTTTCAATATAATAATCCATACCGGTAGGATCTAATAAGTTTGCCTCAACGAAAAGGCCGTCCGACTCTTCAAAGGCTTTTGTTAACTTTTTATGCATCGGGTACATTTCCGGTGTTCCTACATGAATAGACCCAAGCATATACACTTTTGTATCTTCATCTTCCACTACCCATGCAACACCTTTCGCACCGGCATTTGCCTGTTCAAAAGTATTCTGGATTAGTCGTACGGCAAAAATTACCGCATGTTGTGTTGTTGCTTTTTGATCGAGCATCAAGCCTTTTTCCGAACCTTGTAAAATTTTATGTTTCTGCATATATGTAACAGCATCTTCAACTGTATCTAATTTGTATTGTCCGGCAATATTATAAAGACGGTTAATAACATCGCCTCGTGTACCATCACCTTTTATCGCGACTGGCTTGAATCTTTCATTTTTATCCAAATTTAAACCTGCAATTTTTTGTTCAGTGAGTTTAATTAATGAATCTAAACGCTCCGTCGTAATTGCTGTACGGAAGCCATCATAGTACCATTCAATCGGGAAAATTCCGTATTTCTCACCTTCATTTAATGTACCGAGTGCCCAGCTGCTTATATCCGGTGTTACTTCATCAGCTTTAACGGCAGGCATAATCGATGTTAGCATCAATGTAGTCCCCAATGTTGTAGCCAAAACGGTTTTAGTCATCTTTTTCATTCAAACATCCTCCTGCATCAGAAATTCATTTCCAATAGGTTTTATGAAATAAATTGGAAAGACAATGGAGAAATTTATCGAAAGGCCATTTTCCATTAAAATCTATTTCACGTGATAAGTGTAACATAAATTTATTTAAATATAGAATATTTTGGCATTTAAATTATTGATTGGTGTACCTATTTTATTTTCTATTGCTGTACTAATTCTTCGCTATAGATAATATGACATAAACAAAAATAACTATATTTTACAAAATAATATTAAGCTGATTAATTTTTGATTTATCGGGTATTTTAACAGTAGTTACAAGAAAGGTGGTTTACATTCATGAAGAAATTTGCATTAATTTGCGCATTAAGTACAACTGCATTGTTAGTAGGCTGTGGTGACAGCGAAGAAGCAACCAATTTGCCTGAAAATGCACCGACAGAACAAAATACAATGAATCAGACAAGTACTGTAACAGAAACAACTGATGCCCCATTTAACTTTACTCACTTTGATTTGGATATCCAGTATGCGGATGATAAAAGTTATGAAGTGAGTTATGAAAATGAAGCATCTCGAGCGGAAGCCCAAATTGAAGATGAAGTTAACAAAACAAAATTAGAAGGTAATGAAGCAACGAACAAATTGGTTCCGATTTTCGAAGGCTTCACATTCGATAAGGATACACCAGATGATGAAGTAATTGATGAAGTACTGCAAAAATTCGAACAACCAGACAGCTTTTTTGAAGTGGAAATAGAAATTAAATTTGCAGATGGGACAATAAAAGAATACCGTCGAGTAGCACAATAAAAAAGGTTGGGACAGAAGCTGAAATTTTATAAGCACCTTTCTTTCTGCCCAGTATAACAGCCGTTTATCTCTCAGAGAAAAACGGCTTTTTAAATGTCCTATCTACTGTAATTTGTCGTTCAAATTAAATCATCTTTGCGATCTGTAATGTTTTGTATAATACTTTTGCCATTTGTGAACGCGTCAATTTTCCATTCGGATCAAATTGGCCATTTTCCTTACCACCAAATATCCCTAATTCATATGCGGCGGCAACAAAATAACTGTCAGCTGTTGAAAGCTGTTTAAAATCGGTAAATGGAATTTTATTTAAAACAGGATCTGAAATGTTGATTCCTGCATATTGAAGCAATCGTATTGATAAAACAGCCGCTTCTTTGCGTGTTACAACTTTTTCAGCATTAAAATAATTTGAGTTTGGTTGCTCGAGTATACCCGCTTCCAACAGAGACTCTATAGAGCTTTCATACCACTTGCCATGGACATCTTGATATGTAGAACTTTCACTTGAAGTTATATTCATCGAACGAGCAATCATAGCAGCATATTGTGCTAATGTGACTTTAGCATTTGGTTTGTATAATCCATTCTCTACTCCTGATACGATTTTACGTTTCGCCAACTGCTCAATTTCGTACCGATGTCCATCTGTATGAATATCAAAAAATTGCACTCGACTATTTGTAGCTGTGAATTGTGCGGATGTTTTCGTTTTTATTATAAATTTATTTGCTATCTTTCTATATGGTGTTGCTATATACTCCCCTCCGTCATGCAAACGAACAATTGTTGCTGATGAAGGCAAGCCTTTTACTTCTATATCAATATAGGAAGAAAATTCAAAGCTTTCATCATACATATTTGCCGTAAACAGAATGGATTCTTCATTCATTTCTTCAATTGTCATTGTCAAAACGTCATCATTATTTGTTTTGCGCACAGCTTTATTAGGGATTGATAGTGTAATAGTATCTGAAACGGTTATTTTCGTGTTTGTATAACGATTCATTTTGGAAACAGGCATTACTACCGTGTACATTTGACCTTTGTTTGTAACTTCTATATTTGTCGGATATTCGCTTGGCTTGCCTTTTTCATCCTCATAATAAGGGTCCCAGCCATAAGATGTATTGCGCAGTACTTCTTCGATATACAGTAAATCATGGTAATTAGAGACAAAGTTTTGCTGTAAAGTAGTTAATCCATTGTACTTTACACGTACGGATGCTACTTGTTCCATTGTGGAGCTTGTCGACAATTTAGAAATTTCATTTATTACTTGCTGTGCGATTGAACGATTGTTTGTTGGAGAATAATAAGTCTCATACTCAAGCTTTTTCTCATTCATAAGTGGTGTTATCAACATTCGAAAATCATATGGCAGTAATTGATATGCCTGCATGGTAGTTTCATAATTGTAAACATAATTGCTGTCCTGTAGTGATAATTGTTCAAGTTTAAGTTGTACTGCTTTCATTTTTGCCATGTTTTCCATATAATTTTGAAGCTGTAAGTATAAATAATTTGGGATTACCGCTTGCTGAGAAGTCGTCAATGAATGGTAATAGCGATTTGCTTCCTCTATATCTCGCAAAAAAGAACTGTTTCGTGCAGTGATGGCAGCCATTTTATTTGTAAACGTCGTCAGCACGTATTGATGATCATTATTACTTCCTAAATAATATAAAAGTGTTGTCGAATTGCGGACTTGGTTCTGCTGATAATCCGATAATAAATAATAAGCATTTCTTGCCTCATTTAAATAATATTCGTATGTAGAGCTAAATGGATTAATCTGATCTATGAGATTTTCCGTATTTTCAACTTGCCAATCATTTGCAGCATCTATGTCTGCAGGTGCAGTAATGATGATAGCCGGTATTGTAAAAA is from Solibacillus isronensis and encodes:
- a CDS encoding alpha/beta hydrolase, with the protein product MQSKYNGYSYIVDIYAPNEIPPAEGFPVIIVLDGTRYSKLMYETMSMQLRNRKKTLVDPAIIVGIGHDEKDIPKQRFYDFTAPAVHYHFPVRRGKVMQELPAGGAVQLMDFILQQIVPMLQEKYAVHDQKISLYGHSLGGLFVLWSYLIYPDSFYKYVALSPSIWWNDHELFRTIQQVENPIEAPIFIGVGGKEGDMVDDAQKFVAMASEKWTNCEFYIAESENHASVIPTTMSRVLRFLRSDD
- a CDS encoding HAD hydrolase-like protein, with protein sequence MQTAIIFDMDGTLFQTNLILEPALERTFEYLRQNNLWSGATPIEKYREIMGVPLNVVWKSLCPDHSDKIREKSNHYFQAALIEEIRQGNGALYENVLPTLQSLSESYPLFIASNGETPYLQAIISTYNLERWIKGCYSIDIIPSKNKSHLVERIKKEQDIVNGFVVGDRASDINAATDNNLIAIAVNFDFAQLEEIKKAHHTVEQFPQLIDIINTYRTPTVEA
- a CDS encoding helix-turn-helix domain-containing protein: MRRIQTNDLIKFFANSAIQYADLFVTSLAPNVHDHNRNTAPCLNGLVITLSGSANFSLNGEVYAIHKGVILHAGPNMAIDIKVTSKEPWHYTVLHYKMLNRPFSMDIGHFEIATGHHHKMDYFVHQLIHFEKIPGDMNRLKCKSLFLQLVEFIVICAKMQTSNNVVDQAITYMTEHYNLPITIAEIAEELECDRRRFAYLFDKQIGMSPIQFLTEIRLKKSRELLRTTSIPIKEIAELIGYQDAFYFCRVFKKQYHMTPTNFRKQYLTV
- a CDS encoding TraB/GumN family protein gives rise to the protein MKKMTKTVLATTLGTTLMLTSIMPAVKADEVTPDISSWALGTLNEGEKYGIFPIEWYYDGFRTAITTERLDSLIKLTEQKIAGLNLDKNERFKPVAIKGDGTRGDVINRLYNIAGQYKLDTVEDAVTYMQKHKILQGSEKGLMLDQKATTQHAVIFAVRLIQNTFEQANAGAKGVAWVVEDEDTKVYMLGSIHVGTPEMYPMHKKLTKAFEESDGLFVEANLLDPTGMDYYIEKAMFNDGRTIKDVVSEDTYAKLQKVAEQLEMPIEELEMQKPWLLSNNFSSMMMDGAFGLTAEEMAMHGVDMQFLLTAYLQQKPIYELEGINAQVDMFEALSPEAQEESLVAALDGILEPTEQSEEDVQLMADWFTNWVKGDVEKFAESLTEMEGDTSEFNQMLFGKRDAEMAAKLVCVLEEQKGTFFVVVGAGHFLVDKNIRYHLEESGYEVKPFYQ
- a CDS encoding translation initiation factor 2; protein product: MKNSTKNSDLLKLSSIFALIGLLLIIFNGRIANSFGSIWIHSLGGMSDTNEYIFIKTSYANASLVIGGILLGISLIAMLFSWYQLRS
- a CDS encoding ABC transporter ATP-binding protein, which translates into the protein MYAFEVESLTTGYENTRIIENLNVRIQTGKITTIIGPNGCGKSTLLKTIGRILKKECGEIFLQDENMNTMSTKEIAKKLALLVQSPAAPGQLKVHELISYGRYPHRKNVGRLTKEDNEKINWAMEVTNTLEFQNREIAALSGGQRQRVWLAMALAQETDILLLDEPTTYLDMAHQLEVLEIVQQLNRTFGCTIIMVLHDLNHAARFSDELIAMKKGEVLHTGTPKQIMKADILKSVFQIDAKIMIDQEHQVPVCFSYNLMK
- a CDS encoding FecCD family ABC transporter permease, whose translation is MNFSYRHFILFSAIMPILIVVVTLMSISMGTKSIALETIIDAFIRYDKENIDHQIIWSGRVPRALAVLFVGAFLATAGAIMQGVTRNFLASPSIMGVTDGSAFFITMAFVFLPGISSFNLVLLSMLGSLFGGALVFGFASLIKNGLSPVRLAIIGTVIGTFISSIGTAIAMYHQISQTITMWYNSKVHMVEMELIYLCVLIGMIGLLLAISLARAVTITALGEDVAVGLGQNTRIIKVLSMLAVAILTGTAVALVGKIAFVGLVVPHIVRMVMGVDYRVIIPCSAVMGAFFLAGCDLVSRYINFPFETPIGVVTALIGVPFFLYLIRRKGGEKYAA
- a CDS encoding FecCD family ABC transporter permease — encoded protein: MPLKKTKWLFIIGTLFFMLLLAMYIHLTSGAFTMTTPEVFKTLLRIDSTEQFDLVIFDFRLPRIITAALVGMGLAMAGVVLQGITKNALADPGIIGINAGAGCAIVIFMFFFHIELIDVEINSLIKILIVPIFGFVGGAIAAAIILVISYKHGRMDMQRLILTGIAINTGFSAVTLFWSLKMDEGDYQAAAIWMNGSIYNSNWYFVVAMMPWLIILGIYIYRKAYLLDYFQLEEETITSLGISIEKEKIKLMLASVGLVSACVSVSGSIGFIGLMAPHIARQLVGIHHRYMMPVSLFIGAVLLVFSDYVAKTVFSPVELSVGIVVSLVGIPYFLYLLIKSKG
- a CDS encoding YusW family protein, translating into MKKFALICALSTTALLVGCGDSEEATNLPENAPTEQNTMNQTSTVTETTDAPFNFTHFDLDIQYADDKSYEVSYENEASRAEAQIEDEVNKTKLEGNEATNKLVPIFEGFTFDKDTPDDEVIDEVLQKFEQPDSFFEVEIEIKFADGTIKEYRRVAQ
- a CDS encoding DUF5412 family protein — protein: MRNFWSAIMIFSLCLAFIGVCFYLMRTTLWTFSYTTLIVVALLFVLIIYTLLQEYKQLSRLKKAVTFVVNTTSIVFTSIIILFFALKIVVYSFGGTEHLLTSFSPKMGYTLDFYAFDAGAMGSFGVRGELDGPFGFKKQIYYEKHAEEANIQWLTDEIVVINGHELNLKNGETFGYTINTR
- a CDS encoding ABC transporter substrate-binding protein, producing MKKYRTLISAGTIALMLAACNANEEVDSSSAAESENKTEQVTNDEKAVADEATVQKITYLEHDYEVPAKVETIIAASLEAMEDAAVLGVKPAGVISMDGKTIPKYLESDLAGATVVGSKKEPSTEAMLSLNPDVIVGTSKWDEAQMSNYNKIATTFPYSHISINWKENLLLFGQLAGKESEAQKALDDYDKQLAITKESIANSELKDKKVVIIRVRGGLSVYPAGVYLNPSVYEDFGFTVPEELNSIEAQTTITYETLAEWNPDMIFLQFAGDENKDTPELLQEILDNPIFNSTTAAKTNNVHVNLIDAMAQGGTAWSKITFLKAFNENVLK